The genomic region GCCGGTGCGGATCCAGGTCGGCGAGACGATCAAGCTGAACGCCTTCGGCCAGGTCGACGGCCAGCCGGCCAACGGCGAGGCGCTGTGGGCGGCCGGCACCAGCTACGACATCGGCGCGAAGACCAGGCTGGAGTTCCGGGCCGGCACCGCGGTGCCGGTGGTCAAGGGCTCGCCGGTGCGCAACGAGGACTGGCTGCGGCCGCAGCAGGCCGACGGCAACGGGATGAGCCTGTTCAAGATCTACTCGCTGATCTTCGCGACCTTCCTGGGCACCATGGGCCTGCCGCACATCCTGGTCCGCTTCTACACCAACCCCGACGGCAGGGCCGCGCGCCGGACCACGCTGTACGTGCTGATCCTGCTCGGGCTGTTCTACCTGTTCCCGACCATCCTGGGCGCGCTGTCCCGGCTGTACGTGCCGCAGCTGCTGGTCACCGGCAAGACCGACGCGGCGATCCTGTTGCTGCCCACCGCGATGCTGGACAACTGGCTGGGCAAGGTGCTGGCCGCGCTGGTCGCGGCAGGCGCCTTCGCCGCGTTCCTGTCCACCGCCTCCGGGCTGGTGGTCAGCGTGGCCGGGGTGCTGTTCACCGACGTGATGACCGGGCGGTTCAAGGACTTCCGGCTGGCCGCGCTGCTGGCCGGGGCGCTGCCGCTGGGCATGGCGCTGATGGCCGCCTCGCTGGACGTCTCGCAGGCGGTGAGCCTGGCGCTGGCCACCGCCGCGTCCACGTTCTGCCCGTTGCTGGTGCTCGGCATCTGGTGGCGCGGGCTGACCTCGGTCGGCGCGGCCGCCGGCATGATCGCCGGGGGCGGGCTGACCCTGCTGACCACGATCCTGAACTTCGTCAGCGCGAGCACCGGCGGCTGGGCCGCGGTGCCGCTGCTGCAACAGCCTGCCGCGGTGACCGTGCCGGTGGCGTTCGTGACCATGGTGGTGGTCAGCAAGCTGTCCAGGCGGCGGATACCGCCGGACGTCTCGCAGATCATGCTGCGGCTGCACGCGCCCGACCGGCTCGGCTTCACCAAGGACCGGGAAGTCCAGAAGTACGGCACGCCGGAGGAGAAGGCCCGCGAGTCCTCCGGTCGGCACCGAGGTTGACGCCACTCCACGGACGAGTGACAGGGTGTCACTCGTTCGGATGACATCCTTCTGTTGAGCCACTTAACGTGCAATCACTACCGCTTATCGCCTAACCCGACTGTTGGTCGCAGTCCCTCGTTCGAGCCTTGGTCGAGTGACCTGGGTCTCTACTAACGTCCCGAGCCAACACCCTCAGCGAGGAGGCCGGATCGTGAGCATCACCGAGCGGCCGCAGACGGGCGGAGCGCCAGACCCGGAAGTCTGGAGCGCTGTCCAGTCCGGCCCTGACTTCACCGAACTGCGCAGGCGGCTACGCAGGTTCGTGTTCCCGATGACCGTGCTGTTCCTCAGCTGGTACCTGGTGTACGTGCTGCTGGCCGACTACGCGCACGGGTTCATGAGCACCAAGCTGGCCGGCAACATCACCGTCGGCCTCGTGCTGGGCCTGCTCCAGTTCGTGTCCACCTTCCTGATCACCACCCTCTACGTCCGGCACGCCAACAAGCACCTGGACCCGGCGGCCGAGCGGATCAGGGAACAGATCGAAGGGGGCGACAAGTGAGCGCGCCGACAGCGGTACTGGCCCAGGGCGAGGCCACCGGCTCGCCCGTGCTCAACATCAGCATCTTCGCCGGGTTCGTGGTGATCACGCTGATCGTGGTGTTCCGGGCGAGCAAGAACACCAAGTCCGCCGCGGACTACTACGCCGCGGGGCGGGCCTTCACCGGGCCGCAGAACGGCATCGCGATCGCCGGTGACTACCTCTCCGCCGCCTCCTTCCTGGGCATCGCGGGCGCCATCGCGATCTACGGCTACGACGGCTTCCTGTACTCCATCGGCTTCCTGGTGGCCTGGCTGGTGGCGCTGCTGCTGGTCGCCGAGCTGCTGCGCAACACCGGCAAGTACACGATGGCCGACGTGCTCAGCTTCCGGATGAAGCAGAAGCCGGTGCGCACCGCGGCCGCGCTGTCCACGCTGGCGGTGTCCTTCTTCTACCTGCTGGCGCAGATGGCGGGCGCGGGCGGACTGGTCGCGCTGCTGCTGGGCATCACCGACAGCTGGGGCCAGGCCATCGTGATCGCCATCGTGGGCGCGCTGATGATCCTGTACGTGCTGATCGGCGGCATGAAGGGCACCACCTGGGTGCAGATCATCAAGGCGGTGCTGCTGATCGTCGGCGCCGGCGTGATGACCCTGTGGGTGCTGGGCATGTACGGCTTCAACCTCTCCGCGCTGCTCGGCGCGGCGGTGGAGAACAGCCCCAAGGTCGGCGAGAAGCTGCTCGGCCCCGGCCTGCAGTACGGCAAGAGCGGGCTGACCCAGCTCGACTTCGTCTCCCTCGGCCTGGCCCTGGTGCTGGGCACCGCGGGCCTGCCGCACATCCTGATGCGCTTCTACACCGTGCCCACGGCCAAGGAGGCCCGCCGCTCGGTGGTCTGGTCGATCTGGCTGATCGGCATCTTCTACCTGTTCACCCTGGTGCTGGGCTACGGCGCGGCCGCGCTGGTTGGACCCGACCGGATCCTGGCGGCGCCGGGCAAGGCGAACTCGGCGGCCCCGCTGCTGGCCTTCGAGATCGGCGGCACGCTGCTGCTCGGCTTCATCGCCGCGGTCGCCTTCGCCACCATCCTGGCGGTGGTGGCCGGGCTGACCATCACGGCCTCGGCCTCCTTCGCGCACGACATCTACGCGAACGTGATCAAGAACGGCCAGGTGGACGACAAGAACGCCGAGGTCAAGGTGGCCCGGCGGACCGCGGTGGTGATCGGCATCGTGTCGATCCTCGGCGGCATCCTGGCCAACGGGCAGAACATCGCCTTCCTGGTCGCGCTGGCCTTCGCGGTGGCGGCCTCGGCGAACCTGCCGACCATCCTGTACTCGCTGTTCTGGAAGCGGTTCAACACCACCGGCGCGCTGTGGAGCATCTACGGCGGCCTGGGCAGCACGGTGTTGCTGATCGCGTTCTCGCCGGTGGTCTCCGGCCGGGCCAACTCGATGATCACCGGGGTGGACTTCCACCTGTTCCCGTTGGACAACCCCGGCATCGTCTCCATCCCGCTGGCGTTCCTGCTCGGCTACCTGGGCACGGTCTTCAGCAAGGACCCCGGAAACGACGCCAAGTACGCCGAGATGGAGGTCCGCGCGCTCACCGGCGCGGGCGCCGAGAAGGCCACCCAGCACTGAGAAGTCGATCTACAAGAAGGCGGTCTCCCCAGGTGGGAGGCCGCTTTTCTTGTGTCACAGACTTTGTGACATTTCGTGACAGGAACTGCACAGACTTCGAGCGGGTCGCGGTGCAACCCTTGGTTCCTCCCCGGCGTATTAGGCAGCAGACCGGGTAGTTCACGAGGAGGCAGGAGCTTGGCGCGACGCGATGACGGCTTCGCCGAGTTCTTCGCCGCTCGGTTCGACGCGGCGCGGCGGATCGGGTACGCGCTGTGCGCGAACTGGTCGGAGGCCGAGGAACTGGCGCAGACCGCGTTCGTGCGGGTCTACGCCCGCTGGCCCAAGGTGCACCGGGAAACCGCGGACGCCTACCTGCGCACCGTGCTCACCAGGGCCTTCCTGGACACCAAGCGGCGGGGCAGGGCGCGCGAGCACGCGGTGGCCGAGGTGCCGGACCAGCCGGTGGAGGCCGACCACGGCGCGGCCGAGGAGCGCGCGGCGCTCACCGCCGCCCTGCAACAGGTGCCGCCCCGCCAGCGCGCGGTGCTGGTGCTCCGGTTCATCCAGGACCTCTCGGTCGAGCAGGTGGCCGAGGCGCTGGGCTGCACCACCGGCACCGTGAAGAGCCAGACCGCACGTGGACTGCAGACGTTGCGGGCCGCCTACCATGCCGCCAACGGCACGGACGGGGCGCCCGGATCAGGCCAGACCCCGCCGCCGCTGTTGTCGGCAGGGCGCTGAATGGGAGGTACGGAGGCGGTGAACGAGATGTGGCACGACGAGCAGGACGTGCGCAACGCACTCCAGCGGGTCGTGGACACACCCGCGCCCGCGGTACGCACGGACTTGGCCGAGGTCGTCCGCCGCGGCCGGCGCCGCGTGCTGGTCACCAGGGTCAGCGCGGTGGCCGCCTCGGTGGTCGCCGTCGGCGTCATCGGCCTGGGCGCCACTGCGATCTCCGGCAACCTGTTCACCGGCGACCCCACCGCGCTGCCGCCAGCGGCCACCAGCGCCCCGGTGACCACCAGCAAGCAGTCCGAGCTCGACCTGCCGGGCTGGACCCAGCTGGAGGCCCCGGCCCGGACCAGCCTGCCGGAGGCGACCAGCACCACCGCGCTCACGCCGCCGGTGCAGTTCTGCCCGTCACCGCAACTGCCGGACCCGGTCGGGCGGGCGATCCTGCCGGAGCAGCGCTACCTGCCCACCTTCGTCGACGCGGTCACCGCGGCCAGCGGCGAGCGGGCCGCGGTCGCGTTCAAGAACTACGTCAACGCCAACCGGGGCCACCTGGTGGTCAACGTGGGCGGCAAGAAGGTCCCCGGCACCGTGCGGCTGGAGGCGGGGCGCTTCGGCGGCTCGGCCGAGCTGGCCGCGGAGTCCTACCGGTACAGCAGCGGGATCGGCTGCCAGGAGCCGCTGCGGCGGGTCCGCCCGGACGGCGCGATCCTGCAGCTGTACCCGGAGACCGACTACGGCGGCAAGCACCCCACCCGCCGGATCGGCGTGTACACCCCGAGCGGTCGCTTCTACAACGTCACCGCCACCACCGGCACCACCACCGACGACGGCAGCCCGCTGCCGCCGGCCGGGCCCGCTGGCTTCGAGGAGCTGCCGCTGAGCCAGGAGCAGCTGGCCAGGGTCGCCGAGGCCATGGCCGACCTCGGCTGAGTTCACGCTGCCGCCACACCGGGACATGGGAGTATCGCGGGGTGAACCCGTCTCAGGTGCCGGCCGTGGCAGCGCACGAGGTCCCGCAGGACGCCTACCTGCTCGACGTCCGCGAGGACGACGAGTGGAGCGCAGGGCACGCCGAGGGCGCCAAGCACATCCCCATGGGCCAGCTGGTGGAACGACTCGACGAGCTGCCCAGTGACGGGCTGGTGCACGTGGTCTGCCGCAGCGGCGGCCGCTCCGCCAGGGTCACCGCCTACCTCAACCAGAACGGCTGGGACGCGGTCAACGTCGACGGCGGCATGCAGCACTGGCAGGCCGCGGGCCGTCCGCTGGTCGGCGAGTCCGGCGCCGAGCCGACGGTGATCTGAGGCCGTGCAACCGATGCAGCCGATGCGGGTGGACTGGGTCGCCAGTCCACCGGTTCCGCTGCGCCCGTACCGCCCGCGCAGGCCCGAGCCGCACTACTCCGGCCCGCCCGCCTACCCGGCCCCGCCACGCTGGGGCTTCCCCGCGCTGACCTGGCGCTGGCCAACCGCGGTGCCCGGCGCGGACAAGCCGGTCGCCCAGCCGGTGGACCGGATGCGCGCGCTGGCCGGCAGCGCGCTGCCGCTGTTCTGGATCACCGGCGCGGCCGCCGCGTTCACCGCCGCGGCCGAGCTGCTGCGCTACATCCTGCTGCTGGTCAGCCGGAACGCGGTGCTGCCAGCTGGACTGCTGCACACCTCGGACGCCCTGGTGGTCACCGGCGGCGTGATCACCCCGGTCAGCGCCGCACTGGCCGCACTGGTCGGCATCCTGTGGCTGCTGCGCGCCCGCCAGGTCGCAGGCGAGCTCACCGGCACCCGCCCGGACCGGCCGAACTGGCAGGTCGTGGCCGGCCTGCTGATCCCAGGCGTCAACCTGCTGCTGCCCGGCGCCACCCTGGCCGAGCTGGAACACACCATCCTGGAGAAGCCGCCTGCCGAGCGGCCCAAGCCCTCCCGCGAGCTGTCCCAGTGGTGGCTCATCTGGGCGGTCAGCCTGCTGGTCTCCGGCATCACCCTGCTCTGGTCACTGCGCACCGGCGTGCAGGCCCAGGCCGACGGCGTGCTCTGGCACCTGGCCGCCGACGCCCTGCTGGCGCTGGTGGCCATCCGCTCGGCCCGGCTGCTCAAGCGCTACAACGCGCTGCTGGCTCCGGTGAACCCGGCGACGGTGCGGCGGTTTGAGCTGATCAGCGTGCGGGGCGCGGAACTGCCGTTGCTACCGCGCCGGGAACGTCCGAAGGACGCCGTGCGCTAGGCCGTCACCGGCAGGGTGCGCAGGCCGCGGATCACGAACTCGGCGCGGCGTTCCGGCTCTCCGGCCAGCTCCAGGGTTGGCAGTCGTCTGCGCAGGGCGTCCAGGATCGCGGTGACCTCGACCCTGGCCAGTGGCGCGCCCAGGCAGTAGTGGATGCCTGCGCCGAAGCCCAGGTGCGGGTTGGGGGAGCGGCCCAGGTCCAGGCGGTCCGGGTCGGTGAAGACCTCGGGGTCGCGGGCGGCGGCGCCGAGCAGGGCGGCGATCTTGTCGCCGGGCTGGAGGTGGTGGCCGGCGATCTCCACCTCGGCGGTGGCGGTGCGCTCGAAGAGTTGCAGCGGGGAGTCGTAGCGGATGAGCTCCTCGGCGGCGCTGGGCAGCAGCTCGGGTTCGGCGACCAGGCGGTCCCACTGGTCGCGGTGGCGCATCAGGGCCAGCACGCCGTTGCCGACCACGTTCACGGTGGCCTCGTGCCCGGCCATCAGCAGCAGCACCGCGGTGGCCACCAGCTCGTCGGAGGTCAGCCGCTCGCCGTCGGTGTCGGCCACCGAGACCAGGTCGCTGACCAGGTCCTCGCCCGGGTTGGCCCGGCGGTGGCCGATCAGCTCGCGCAGGTAGGCGACGAACTCCGCCGACGCCTGCTCCGCGGCCTGGCGGCGGTCCTCGGCCAGGCCGTACTCGTACATCTTCACGATCGTGTGCGACCAGGGCAGCAGCAGGTGCCGGTCCGGCGCGGGCACGCCGAGCAGCTCGGCGATCACCTCCACCGGCAGCGGCTCGGCCACCGTCTTGAGCAGGTCGGCCTGCTCGTCCACCGCGATCCGCGCGGCCAGGGTGTCCACCAGCTGGTCGGCCAGGGTGTTCACCCACGGGCGCAGCCGCTCGGTGTGACCGCGGGCGAAGGCGGTGGCCACCAGCCTGCGCAGCCTGGTGTGCTTGGGCGGCTCGTTCTCCAGCAGCGAGTTGCGGTGCAGCAGGTTGAACGCGGCGAAGCTGTCCACCGGGCAGGCGTCCTGCCACACCCGGCCCAGCGCGCGGTGCCGCAGCAGCGCGGAGCAGGCCGAGTGCGAGACCGCGACCGCCAGGCCCAGCTCAGGGTGCCAGTGCACCTCTCCCTCCGCCCGCAGCTGCGCGAACCGCGGGTACGGGTCGGCGATGAACGCCGGATCGTTCGGAGCAAAGGGAGACACGATCACCGACGGTAAGTCCTGGGCCTGTCACTCGTCCATCCGAGTGGCGAGTCCTGGGTAGAAATACGTGCTCGCGCCCCTGCTACGGTCCGGCAGATCACCAGTTTCCCTAGGAGGACCGGATGGCCAAGCGCACCGCGGCCAAGCGCAAGAACCAAGCCGCCGAGGGTGGCATCGGGCCGCGTCAGCCCTGTCCGTGCGGCTCCGGCAAGCGGTACAAGGCCTGCCACGGCGGTTCGGCCGCCGATGTGATGGTCATCCGGCCGTTCGAGGGCCTGGCCGCCGAGCCGGAGCTGATCGCGCTGCGTGAGTTCGTGCCCTCGGCCACCGCGGCGCTGCCGCTGGCCGAAGCAGGCGCCCGCCCGGTCACCGTGGCCACCGTGCTGCCGATGGCCGCCGCCGCACTGGTCCGCACCGACGGCGCCGCCTTCATCGGCCTCCAGGTGCAGACCCGCACCGGTGACATCAGCGGCGACCTGGCCCGCGCGCTGCGCTGGGCGCAGACCGCGGAGCCGGGCAACGCGCTGTCGGTGGCCCCGGCCGCGGCCGAGGGCGAGACCCTGCGCCTGCAGGACCTGCTGGTGCCGGACGCGCGCCTGGAGGTCGAGTTGCACGCCGACTTCTCCTGGTGGATCCCGGCCGACGCCGAGCAGACCGGCGACGTGGCGCTGTCCCTGGAACGGGCCAACGCGGCGATCATGCCCACCGAGCCGGTGGTGGCCGAGGGCGTGCACGCGGCCTACTGGGTGGACGCCGGGGACAAGGCGCACGTGCGCTGGGTCCGGCCGGAGCAGGAGGAGCGGCTGCTGGCCGCGCTGGCCCGGCTGGCCGTGCGCGGCGAGCACGACCTGGGCGAGGGCTCCCGCTACGCGGGCTCCTTCCGCGCGCACGGCCTGCTGGTGCCGGTGTGGGACGTGGACCGCGAGCAGCACTCCAAGGAGTGGGCGCAGCCGGCTTCCGCCCTCGGTGAGCGGCTGACCAGCGCACTCGCCTCCCTGGACGAGGAGCCGCTGTCCGAGGCCGAGCGCCGTTCCCGGGACGGCCTGCGCGGTCGTCAGGTAACGCTCCGGTAACGGTCCGATTGGTGTGGG from Crossiella sp. CA-258035 harbors:
- a CDS encoding cation acetate symporter, whose protein sequence is MGLNEWSLVGVVLAVLATLALGFVASWRSKTTSDFLVASRGVKASNNAAAISGEYLSAASFLGVASLVFRDGPDALWYPVGFTAGYLSLLLFVAAPLRRSGAYTVPDFAEARLGSTHLRRLSTWVVMLIGWLYLVPQFQGAGLTFSTVTHLPAWIGVAGVAVVVVVNVVGGGMRAITMVQAFQYYLKLVAIALPAFLLVIVFVNDQRPQRALNEPLPPAFPSDTTVTVETPVRIQVGETIKLNAFGQVDGQPANGEALWAAGTSYDIGAKTRLEFRAGTAVPVVKGSPVRNEDWLRPQQADGNGMSLFKIYSLIFATFLGTMGLPHILVRFYTNPDGRAARRTTLYVLILLGLFYLFPTILGALSRLYVPQLLVTGKTDAAILLLPTAMLDNWLGKVLAALVAAGAFAAFLSTASGLVVSVAGVLFTDVMTGRFKDFRLAALLAGALPLGMALMAASLDVSQAVSLALATAASTFCPLLVLGIWWRGLTSVGAAAGMIAGGGLTLLTTILNFVSASTGGWAAVPLLQQPAAVTVPVAFVTMVVVSKLSRRRIPPDVSQIMLRLHAPDRLGFTKDREVQKYGTPEEKARESSGRHRG
- a CDS encoding DUF485 domain-containing protein; protein product: MSITERPQTGGAPDPEVWSAVQSGPDFTELRRRLRRFVFPMTVLFLSWYLVYVLLADYAHGFMSTKLAGNITVGLVLGLLQFVSTFLITTLYVRHANKHLDPAAERIREQIEGGDK
- a CDS encoding cation acetate symporter, whose product is MSAPTAVLAQGEATGSPVLNISIFAGFVVITLIVVFRASKNTKSAADYYAAGRAFTGPQNGIAIAGDYLSAASFLGIAGAIAIYGYDGFLYSIGFLVAWLVALLLVAELLRNTGKYTMADVLSFRMKQKPVRTAAALSTLAVSFFYLLAQMAGAGGLVALLLGITDSWGQAIVIAIVGALMILYVLIGGMKGTTWVQIIKAVLLIVGAGVMTLWVLGMYGFNLSALLGAAVENSPKVGEKLLGPGLQYGKSGLTQLDFVSLGLALVLGTAGLPHILMRFYTVPTAKEARRSVVWSIWLIGIFYLFTLVLGYGAAALVGPDRILAAPGKANSAAPLLAFEIGGTLLLGFIAAVAFATILAVVAGLTITASASFAHDIYANVIKNGQVDDKNAEVKVARRTAVVIGIVSILGGILANGQNIAFLVALAFAVAASANLPTILYSLFWKRFNTTGALWSIYGGLGSTVLLIAFSPVVSGRANSMITGVDFHLFPLDNPGIVSIPLAFLLGYLGTVFSKDPGNDAKYAEMEVRALTGAGAEKATQH
- a CDS encoding SigE family RNA polymerase sigma factor, with product MARRDDGFAEFFAARFDAARRIGYALCANWSEAEELAQTAFVRVYARWPKVHRETADAYLRTVLTRAFLDTKRRGRAREHAVAEVPDQPVEADHGAAEERAALTAALQQVPPRQRAVLVLRFIQDLSVEQVAEALGCTTGTVKSQTARGLQTLRAAYHAANGTDGAPGSGQTPPPLLSAGR
- a CDS encoding rhodanese-like domain-containing protein, producing MAAHEVPQDAYLLDVREDDEWSAGHAEGAKHIPMGQLVERLDELPSDGLVHVVCRSGGRSARVTAYLNQNGWDAVNVDGGMQHWQAAGRPLVGESGAEPTVI
- a CDS encoding DUF4328 domain-containing protein yields the protein MQPMRVDWVASPPVPLRPYRPRRPEPHYSGPPAYPAPPRWGFPALTWRWPTAVPGADKPVAQPVDRMRALAGSALPLFWITGAAAAFTAAAELLRYILLLVSRNAVLPAGLLHTSDALVVTGGVITPVSAALAALVGILWLLRARQVAGELTGTRPDRPNWQVVAGLLIPGVNLLLPGATLAELEHTILEKPPAERPKPSRELSQWWLIWAVSLLVSGITLLWSLRTGVQAQADGVLWHLAADALLALVAIRSARLLKRYNALLAPVNPATVRRFELISVRGAELPLLPRRERPKDAVR
- a CDS encoding cytochrome P450, with protein sequence MVSPFAPNDPAFIADPYPRFAQLRAEGEVHWHPELGLAVAVSHSACSALLRHRALGRVWQDACPVDSFAAFNLLHRNSLLENEPPKHTRLRRLVATAFARGHTERLRPWVNTLADQLVDTLAARIAVDEQADLLKTVAEPLPVEVIAELLGVPAPDRHLLLPWSHTIVKMYEYGLAEDRRQAAEQASAEFVAYLRELIGHRRANPGEDLVSDLVSVADTDGERLTSDELVATAVLLLMAGHEATVNVVGNGVLALMRHRDQWDRLVAEPELLPSAAEELIRYDSPLQLFERTATAEVEIAGHHLQPGDKIAALLGAAARDPEVFTDPDRLDLGRSPNPHLGFGAGIHYCLGAPLARVEVTAILDALRRRLPTLELAGEPERRAEFVIRGLRTLPVTA
- a CDS encoding DUF5926 family protein, which produces MAKRTAAKRKNQAAEGGIGPRQPCPCGSGKRYKACHGGSAADVMVIRPFEGLAAEPELIALREFVPSATAALPLAEAGARPVTVATVLPMAAAALVRTDGAAFIGLQVQTRTGDISGDLARALRWAQTAEPGNALSVAPAAAEGETLRLQDLLVPDARLEVELHADFSWWIPADAEQTGDVALSLERANAAIMPTEPVVAEGVHAAYWVDAGDKAHVRWVRPEQEERLLAALARLAVRGEHDLGEGSRYAGSFRAHGLLVPVWDVDREQHSKEWAQPASALGERLTSALASLDEEPLSEAERRSRDGLRGRQVTLR